The nucleotide window TCTTGGCATATAATTCATATCTACCATTGAATGATTATGGTTGCTCTTACTATGGTATTGGGAGATCTTTTAGTTCATTATTGAGGCTCTCTCTTTTCCTCTGATTTGCCCATAGTTTGACATCCCTACTTTCCATGGTTGACAGTATCTGGATTTTGGCACTACAAAAAGGATtctagggatttttttttaatgtttaaacTGAACTGGAGTTGTGAATACCAATTTACTTGCAGTTAAGAAGTGAGGCCAATACAAAGAATAGGATGGAGGCAAAGTATAGTCATACTATGGGATCAAAAAGTTTTGCTCGAGTGCGAGAAGAGGAGGTTGGTTTGAAGCATTCATATTAATTAGTTATATTATACATCTTAGCATGCTTATGCGAAATTTTGAATTTGCCAGAAGAGGAAAAGACAAAGTGAAGATGAACCATCCGAAGTAGATATGTTTATGTTGACTTGAAAGAGAAAGGAAGGGACATTAAAACTTGATGAAGATACAAGAGTGAGCAATAtagcattaatttttttataaattagaaATAAGGAGATTTAAAAATAAGTTcacttattttttgtattttttgcagATTGAGCTTGAAAATTTATCCTCCCAATCAATTGACACCCCTGAGAGTAGCACTGGGAGGGAGAATTTCTTGAAGAAAGCGTTAAAAGATCATCCTGGTCGTGCGCCTCTTTATGGAAAAGGAGTTGCACCTTCagatttgaagaaaaatatgaCAAGTGCACAATCCTCTGAAAGCTTGGCTGCTGGACATAGAATGATAATGGAGCTTGAGGAAAGGTATCAGGCAATGATCACTGGTTTGAATACTTTCATTGCAAATATAGCAGCAGCAGCTTATCCCAATGTGGAACTACCTCCTGGATTGGTTCATTCTCCTATGACTAACAGCGGCTCACCTCAAGATGCTTCAAGTGCTCCTCGTGTCAACGTCCAACGATCTTTCACGGCTACAAATATCATGGATCAGGTAATTAAACACTTGTTATCTCAATTAATCATAATTTAGGAATGAAGACTATTCGAATGCTCTTATATAATGAGATTATTGTTTATCCAATATGGTATATCTTGCAATTCTAGTTTAGGGTGCACACACACACGCATATGTATGTAGAATCCCATTTATTCCTTGCCATTCTTAGTAATCAATCTGTATATATTTTTGGATTTAGGGTTCTTAATCTTGAGTTCAATAacttatttataaatttattttacctGACAGCCCAATTTCTTAAcaatctattttattttttatgatgtTAATTTTGTTTGTAGCACAATGAAGAGGGAAATGAAGTTGAGCAAGGAGATCATGATCAAGTTGGACAAGACAATATCTGAAAACTTGTTAGCTGATAAAGCTATTCCACTCCTTTAATTTTGTGAACTGCAATTCTTTGAATTTATGTTGTTGAATTATGCTTCTGACATTTTTAGTTATATGTATCCAACTGAGGATATGTATGCAAATTGGATCAGTTACTGTTGTCTGAGATAATATTAGTAACTTTATGTATTACTATTTCTTTATAGTCTTGTCTGATGTGCATTGATTTGAATGATGGGATGATTAATGTATGAAATGCAtcacaggaaaaaaagaaaatcgtTTTACAATGGTTTCACAAACTATTACAAATAATGATTAGATCGCAACGGTTCCAAAACAGTTGCAAATTAccaacataaacgttgagaatgTCCATGATTTTTAAAAACGTAAAATGTTGCCATTTAATTTACAACGTTGCGCATTTCATGATTTCGCAACAGTTATAAATTTCATTACTAATAGACTAAAGCAACGTTTCTATACATGTTGCCTAAAACAACTCTAACAACGTTTCTTAATCGTTGCATTTTCTGGCAACTGTTTGTTAACCGTTGCCAAATACCAAAACGCAACAGTTAAAAAACCGTTGCTTTATTTTTGTAATGGTTTATTAACCGTTACAAAAATACTAGCACACAACAATTATGAAACCCttgcaaattaattaaaatatacaACAGTTTATAAACCGTCATCAAAATGCACTATCGTAACATTTTTTAATTGTTACCTAATAGAGTTAAAAACGTTGTCGATAGTATCATTTACAACGTGTTTTGTGACCGTTGCAAAAGACTTATGAAACCGTTGCCAAATCACTATTGCAATGCTCGATTTGACAACGGTCACTAAAACCGTTGTTAATCCATTATGCAACGGTTTAAGCATTTTGTGCAACGGTTTATAACCGTTGTAAAATGGGGCAGTTTCTTGTATTGAGTTTTATATCaaatttgcttgagcttgtaagGCGACATTGATTTGTTCATGTAGTGCTCCATCTTGGTCATGAATTGGGAGGTTTGGGTTGCAATTGCATCTAAGCCTCCAGCTAgttttgagaacatctcatcaatgtCTCTTGTCTTCTCTTGGGCTTGCAAAAGTTgtgattttgaatattttgggtgttgttccaagagaagttgggatgGTTTTTGAACCCTAGATTGTAAAAACTAGAATAAGGATCATTTCGTGGTCTATTGAAGTTGGTCCCTCCAATAGCATTAACTTGCTTCATAGGGTTGAAGGAGATGCAATTAGACATGCCCCATTTTGGTGCGCTCCACTACAATAATCACACTTGATGCTTAAAAATCCTTGAAGCACATTCAATCCTTGAGCGGAGTTCATTGTCCAAGCATCAATTTTCTTAACCAGAGGTAGCCATCAACTCACTATCTCTTTAATTGCCTTGCCTTTAAGGGAGcctctccgtaggccaagaATTGTCTGTCTTAGCAACCTTGTCAAATAAAATCCGGGCCtcctcttgagatttagtcataaatgAACCACCTGCGACTGCATCCAACATTTGCCTAGTAGGCGCACCAAACCGATATAGAAAGCTTGATACACCACCCACTCCGGGAGGCCATGATTGGGACAGCTCCTTATGAAAGCTTTTAATCTCTCCCATGCCTCATAGATAGATTCAAATTCAAGTTGAGCAAAAGTTATGATGTCATTCCTAATTTGAACCGCCTTGGAAGGAGGAaagaatttaataaaaaattgctCTGAAAACTCCTCCCAAGTGCCAATAGAATTTGGAGGCAATAATATCAACCAAGTCTTGGCTTTGTCCCTCAAAGAGAAGGGAAATAATCTCAGCAAAATAGCATCCTGCGAAGCTCCATTGATAGCAAACGTAGCACAAATATGCAAGAAGGATGAAAGGTGCATATTTGGCTCTTCGtgaggaagaccatagaagACCACCGAATTGGAGATTATGTTTATGATCGCCGGCTTGATTTCAAAGTGTGTAACATTCATGGGGGATATCAGATATTAGAGGGAGTggtatcccaagtaggcctagcacactCCTCCAAAGAGCAGGGGTCATTTTGCCTTGGAGGCCCATCCACCTCATTAGACCCGCTCCCAACATTACATTTCTATTGCCATTCAAGCCTCCGCCTCCAATGGGCTCTACACCATTCTTTATTTGCAAGTTGTCTCCCATGTCTTCAATGGGATTATTGTTgtgctcccgtctaagattgcaATGGGTTCTCTCAATCTCCGGATCTAAGCGAGCTAAATCCAAGCTAAGAGCATGCCTTCCCAAACTCATACAAGATAAAGAATTTTCtgcaagaaagtaaaaaaaccAAGTTAGCACAATTAATAACTAAAAtcaatacaaaataaaattgcctcaatccccgacaacggcgccaaaaacttgttggTGCAAATTCGCAAGTATACGAAATCGCGtaagtaataaagagatagtagagtatcgtcccacagagattttgacaatttaattcaatatcaatcaaagcTACAATTATGCTAAAATGGAGAAGTGAATTGGTTTGGATTTAGTTTGttctaaactaaagcaagtaTTAAAAAGTGATTAACAACTAAATTAAGCGAGTAAGCAAGAATAGGGTACCTAATTTTCAGAATCCCTTATTCGATTCAACTTCTTTGACTGCTTAATCTCCTAAATAACTACCTCATtgttgacaattgatttccctATCCTATCCGATGCTCCATTCCTAGTTACACCAAAAGTGTCTCTATCCCTAATCTCtgtattcctaacaatcgggttCAAGAGATAAatacccattaagatttgtggattaaccatgTAGCGATTACATcggtcatgcccctatattcctatggtccatgcaacctatgatgtctatggtaagaagcaaatctttgatatctcctttcggtctcaatctaggcaatgaatcaattgaatgatggtcaaACTGTTGAGAGTGTATACTAAAAGCCCAGATTTTATGTATACATTAACTATTtgattttatgaataaaatattTAGTTGTATTTTCAATTGAGAATGATGAATGGCATATATGTCTATTATTTAATATAGTATATGAATTGGTATGTAGAGCTATATGCGTGCATACAGAAGATAAATTCATAGGTTCTTATTAATATGAGATTAGGTCACAACCTAGATAGAGTTGGACACACAATCGGTATAGTTGTGGTGCGATATTGTAGTCGGCTTATCTTAGTGACAGAAAGCGGGAATTGCTTTACCCTATCGTATTAGTACACTTTGTGTGTATTGACCAGACCAAATACAAATCAATTGTTCTAGTTGACTGTATGAAcaattgtacatttgtatatttGTTATTGAATTGTTTACGCTCCAAATTTATTGATGACTATTATTATGTGTGCATATGGTGTATGAGACTTCGATTTTACCAAAGGATGAGGTCTAAATTAAAGGCCAATAATTCCAATAAAGTTGGGTCACCACATTATATGTATGATGGAAGGTAGTTAGTCAATAGAATTCACGTCCCTATCGAGATTGTAAATACCCTCTTGAGGTGGCTTATAGGGTTTGGATTTGTGCCTAAGTCTTACAAGCGAATTTTAATTAATCTAGCACAAGCAAACAAGTTAAGCAGATTTGCTCAAGGATTATAGATATCGATTAAATATATGATGTCAGTGACATGTATTTAATTTATGGGTATTTGGTACTTACGTGAGGAGGcgaattaaataattataactTGAGGGACTCAAATTGTAATTTGAGATAATATGGGGAGTTattcaatattagtttttttgtggaaaatattaattttcatatttaaaagtaaaaccTTGTATGATGGGTTTAGATTTTTAAATATGGTGTAGCCCATATATTATTTCCCTTGTAGGTCCGCTTCTTAGCCCAAATAAGAATTGAGTTGGACCAAATAAGTTATGAACTAAATAAGAGAGAACTGGGCTTGTTGTATTGCACAAGCTTATAACCGGCCCACTCTAGGAAACGGTAGAGTGGGGGTCGGTCAAAGGtattataaataccaagcttgACTGGCCATACAAGATACAATACGTACAAGTGTGTGAAAAGTTCCTTCCAAgctattctctcattttagttcATTAATTTGGTGCTAATGATCTTTATTGTAGAGACCACTCTCCACATTAAGGATTGATTCTAGGGAATAAGGAGGAAGATTTGCAAGTAATAGAAGTCCGAATCTCATCTACAACACACTAGATTTGGAATCAAGTTTTCAAGGGTTACCATCAATAGATTGTTGAACTCTCCTTGTGGATCTTCATCTGGAAAATCCaaaaggtattttttttaatcacatAACTAGGATTCTGCAAACTTGGGTTGATTAAATGTAGTTCTAAAAtgatcatgaacatgtatggagttTTAGAAAAGTTCCGTtgcataaacaaaaattttgaaacctaAAACTCTATTTTACAAACGTTTTTCTTACACAAACATCCAAAAACATTAAGCATacccataaacaatcaacaatagatAGAAATCACGAGAAATAAAAACtaagtttattgaatcatcaaagttaggttacattagatccctagcaagagaatctagtcactcatggagtcaagatacatcataatCGAATGAAAGTAAATCATAAAAACCAGGATAAAAGAGGAGGGAAGAAACccccttcttctccaagcttcaatggcttTCTCGTTGAGAGCTCCAAAACTCTAGCCTCCAAGATCAATCCAAGTGGGAGAGAAtctctctaaaaccctaaaactacCTTTTTATAGCTCCTTAAACCTCTATGTCGTTTCTCTAACAAGTTGGGCTCATTTTGGCTCAAACCCACTTAAATTCTGGATTTTTTCACgaaatttgttttgttgtgaatagtaactcagatcgatcggaaataATTAAGATCGATCAGAAATGGCTTCTGCCTCCACGAATTCAAGGGCATATTGGTAGGTCCAATTGATCGGGGGTCCCTTCCGATTGATCAAAAATCGCTTTTGgaatccaaatcttcattttgcactctttcccttcatttcttgccttgacacctacaatatgcaaatatagctttcttaggcaatatcaactcttaatcaactcaaaatgggatgaacttatgtgtaaaagatgcacaaatgaatgtatatatttggcacatcataaTGCAATAAAGGATAACTACAACAATTTTTGTTGTCTCGCGCAATGAATCCCAATTTTCAGAAAGAGATTCTAAAAATATTGCCATTTTCTACAGACAATTATTCTTTGTCAAACTAACAAGAAAATTGTAAATCTTCTCTTCTTATTCCACGTATAGGTTGAGATCGAAGATTTTTCATATGGTTTTACATTTTCGATAAGTAACCTCTTTGATTTAGGTATTTTTCTAGTTATGCAATTGCTTTTGTGTTGTTGCTTTTGTTTTCTGGATTTTGAAAATTCCCAGAACCTTATAAGGTGCACAAGAATAGGTTCTATTGGCGACTTTATTTTTCGTTAAGTCCTGGTTGCGAATTCCCAATTGCTCACTTAGTTGGTTCTTGCGCATTACTCGTTAACCTATCATATATTCAATACTTTgttctttcttgtttgattttcttgCGCATTACTCCTTAACCTATCACATATTCAGTACTTTgttctttcttgtttgatttgattgtctttttatggaatttttttttcaacatggATGGCTCTATTGGCACTTGTGATGATAGTCCTCCAATGATAGATGAAGAGCAAGAATAGATACCTAGGATTGGTATGGAGTTTGACACAATAGATTGTGCATTTTAGTTTTGGAaagtttattaaaaaaagatcAGTTTTGGTATTAGAAAAGAGTATAATAACAAGAACTGAAAAATTGAAGTTGTTAGTAAATTGCTTGTTTGTTGCAAGGAGGGTCAcaagagaggaaagaaagatGATGATAACATGATTCGCCACCGTTTGTCTATGAAAACCGATTGCAAAGTAAGGTTAAAAATAGTTTtagataaagagagagaaatatgtAGTGAATGAGTTTGTAGAGGAATATAATCATGAGTTACAACCTCCAAAAACTACTCACATGCTTAGGTCATATAGAGAGGTCGCTATGGCGCATACATTTGCAATTGCTTTGGCTTCCGAACCAGGGCTTACTCCTAAAGTAACACAAGAATTAATGAGCAAGGAAGTTGGTGGTAGGGCTAAGCTTGAGTTTGTTATTGAAGATCAGAAATCATACTTAAGATCTAGGAGGAAAGGAGATATTGCTCATAGGGAGCTTGGCAgcatttttacatattttgagaagaaaaatatagGTGATCCTAAATTTTATTATGCTCTACAACTTAACAATGTTGACCAAATTACTAATATATTCTGGGCTGATACAAAAATGGTTGACGATTATGttacttttggtgatgtggtAACATTTGATACAACTTTTGTTACAAATGAAAGGATAAGACCCTTGGGTGTATTCACTAGATATAATCATCGTAGACCGATAGTGATTTTCGTGGCTGCACTTTTGTATGATGAGATTGTTGAATCTTTCAAGTGCCTTTTTAGTACTTTTGTAAATGCACATGGTGCTAAAGAGCCTCGTTCATTCTTGACGGATCAAGACGTTGTTATGGCAAGTGCCTTAGAGAGTGAGTGGACACAAGTATGTCATGGATTGTGCACATGGCACATTAGACAACAAAATGCATTGAAACATCTTGGCTCTTACATGAGAAATAAGTCTCCATTTATGATGGATTTTAACAAGTGCATGTATGAATATGAAGACGAGAGGGAATATGAGGATAAATGAAGAAATTGCTTGAAGATTACAATTTAATGAAGAATAGTTGGTTGACTCGCATATATAAAAAGAAGGATAAATGGCCTAAGGCttatatgaaaaattcattcaCATTGAGCATTAGAAGCACACAAATGTCCGAAAGATTACTTGAAAAGCAATTTGAGCATTGGTGGATAGGGTGGTGGAACAGAAACGAAATAAGGAATTAGAGGCTGAGAAATGAGAGAAAAATGTAACTTCATTAGGTTTCTTCAAGTCTCCAATGCTAAAGCAAGCATAAAAAATGTATACTCCAAGATTTTTTCACCTCTTCAAAGAGGAATATGGTTGTGTTGATTCATTTATAGTGAAGGATGACATATAAGACACACATGTGTATATTGTTTCTCCACATtggaaaaaggagagagaatatGAAGTATTTTGTGCCACTAACAATGACGTGATGCAATGTAGTTGCAAGAAGTTTGAAAGTGGGGGATGTTGTGTTGCCATATATTAAGAGTGTTTAGCCAACTTAATGTTACAAAAATTCTAGAGAAATATATTTGTAATAGACTTATGAGGGCTGTAAAGAGTGAGATTGTGTTAGATGAAAGAAAACCGAATGAAGAAGAATATGGCAAAGATTGGATTCGAAGAGTTCAATCACAACTCCTACGGTTAACATATCAAGTTTCAATGATCAAAGATTCACGTATTGAATGTAGTAAGAATCTTGAAGATTTCACAATGTGTAAGGAGTTGAAATTGACTAAGTGCTTAAGAATAAGGTTAGTAGTCGAATGAAAAATATCAAAggattgaagaagaaggaaggtcAAAAGGTAAAGAGAAGAATGAAACCACAATATgagaaaagtaaaagaaaagttaaaaaaaccTTCTAATTCTAATATGGTAAGTTTTACGTTTATATACTTTTACTTTACGTAATTGCTTTAATCATGGTTGATATTTGaagctttttatttctttaactTGCAGGAGGATTGCTTGATTCCAAATATAACACAAAGTATTTATTTACAGGAACCAGGTTTTGACCTTAATTTGGCGTCAAGCATTGAAGTGGAATAAGGAAGTAATCTGTCACTTGTAGGAGGACTACATCACTTTGATAATTTCGTAGTTTGTTAATTTATGTGGTGTTCTTTGGACAGTGGTTGAGAAGAAATTGGGCAATGTTTATGTGAATTTGTTGGAATGAAATTGTTCTGTGgtgtttatgttaatttttatgGTGACTtgatgtcaatttttttttcataagatTGTGATCTACTAATAAAGGAGTGATTTTAGCAAATGGAGCATTCATTTTCAGATGAAAATGATCTTTTTTTTGGAGCGTATAGCATTGTGAAATGTATAGTGCCctttcaaatttggtttagaTGGAGTATATAGCATTTGTAAATTTGGTTTTGTCGTTGGTCTCACACTGTACGCATTCCTGGATAGACAAAGGTAATATCAATAACAAGGTGAAACCGTGCAAATAGAATGGCCTTTTGTGGCCCTCTACTACTAGGAAATTATTGACAAATCTGGTGACTGACTTGCTGATTTCATGCCGCCATATTTACTAAGAATTGGTAGAAACATGCTGCAAGTGATTCAATAACAAACAACCCCTTTATTTGATACAAAACCATTATTTGATACAAAAGTGAGAGACTACAAAAAACATGCTGCAAGTGATTCAATTACAACATCAATTTGATACAATCAGCTTTCCCCTCTTTCTATATGTCTAAACAAACATCAATTTGATACAATCATTCTCTTTCTCACTTTTTCAATACCTTCCCATTTACCACTGACAGCAAAGACATTGGATATAAGAACATAATTTTCTATACTATCAGGGTCAATCTCTAAGAGATCTGACGATGCAATTTTTCCTAGTTCTTTATCCGGGGGAACCGACAAGCCCCAAGAGAGTGTACACAGGGCACGCTTCTCTGGTCAACAATGTTTGGTCTTCTCTCACTTCTTTGCTGCAAGAGCAT belongs to Tripterygium wilfordii isolate XIE 37 chromosome 2, ASM1340144v1, whole genome shotgun sequence and includes:
- the LOC119980476 gene encoding uncharacterized protein LOC119980476, translating into MTSAQSSESLAAGHRMIMELEERYQAMITGLNTFIANIAAAAYPNVELPPGLVHSPMTNSGSPQDASSAPRVNVQRSFTATNIMDQHNEEGNEVEQGDHDQVGQDNI